From the Gramella sp. Hel_I_59 genome, one window contains:
- a CDS encoding inorganic phosphate transporter, translating to MENIYLLMLVALVVLAIADLVVGVSNDAVNFLNSAIGSKAISFKTIMIVASVGIFIGAVFSSGMMEVARKGIFMPGQFYFDEIMIIFMAVMITDILLLDFFNTLGMPTSTTVSIVFELLGAAVVMALIKIGASDTQTLADLSTYINTDKATEIISGIFLSVVIAFTIGALVQWLSRLVFTFEYEKKIKNFGSIFGGICLAAISYFIIFKGMKGTPYYDSFKDVLSTQVYAVVAVSFLFWTLFSYLFMKIFKKSILIFVIAVGTFGLALAFSGNDLVNFIGVPMAAYHSYEAWAASGQISTEFSMEVLRDKVPAEPILLFISGAIMVLTLWFSKKAKTVAETEIGLSRQGHGTEKFDPNMLSRALVTGTTKLADTFRLIIPGGMRRKIGRSFNKPDDILIGDKAEEQPAFDMIRAAINLTVAGVLISIATSYKLPLSTTYVTFMVAMGTSLADKAWGRESAVYRVAGVLKVIGGWFFTAFSAFSAAGILTYIIFLGKGPAIAILLIAAIGLLARNYISHKNKETAKADKSGLKKSESKTVQGIILESADNISNVVSRSNKIFSDTFAGLSKQDKKKLKKSKKGVEKLESEIEDLRDQIFFFIKSLDETSVRGSSFYISILGHLTDIAQSLEYISKKSYKHVNNNHKPLRYNQLLDLKEIDDILSELLTEIEVIFNNREFQDISGVVAKKEIVLQRISEKIEKQVSRTRTEESSPKNTTLYFNLLLETKDLMKAIMSLMEEYNSSYKKV from the coding sequence ATGGAAAATATTTACTTGTTGATGCTGGTTGCATTAGTGGTTCTTGCCATTGCCGATTTGGTGGTTGGAGTTAGTAATGACGCCGTAAACTTCCTGAACTCTGCGATTGGTTCCAAAGCAATCTCATTTAAAACGATCATGATCGTGGCCAGTGTAGGTATCTTTATTGGTGCGGTTTTTTCCAGCGGAATGATGGAGGTAGCCAGAAAAGGTATTTTTATGCCTGGTCAGTTCTATTTCGACGAGATCATGATCATATTTATGGCTGTAATGATTACAGACATTCTTCTGCTGGATTTTTTCAACACATTGGGAATGCCAACTTCAACAACAGTTTCCATTGTATTCGAATTACTTGGAGCAGCAGTAGTAATGGCACTTATCAAGATTGGAGCTTCAGATACTCAAACGCTGGCAGATCTTTCCACGTACATAAATACAGATAAAGCAACCGAAATTATATCCGGAATATTTCTATCTGTCGTCATCGCATTTACCATAGGAGCATTGGTGCAGTGGTTGTCTCGTTTGGTGTTCACTTTTGAATACGAAAAGAAAATCAAGAACTTTGGTTCTATTTTCGGCGGAATCTGTCTTGCAGCCATCAGTTATTTCATCATTTTCAAAGGGATGAAAGGAACTCCTTATTACGATAGTTTTAAAGATGTACTTTCTACACAGGTTTATGCAGTAGTTGCAGTTAGTTTCCTGTTTTGGACACTTTTCAGCTATCTATTTATGAAGATCTTTAAGAAAAGTATCCTCATCTTCGTGATTGCAGTAGGAACATTTGGTCTTGCACTTGCATTTTCAGGAAATGACCTGGTAAACTTTATTGGGGTTCCAATGGCCGCTTACCACTCTTATGAAGCCTGGGCAGCATCTGGCCAGATCTCTACGGAATTTTCTATGGAGGTATTACGTGATAAAGTACCTGCAGAACCAATTTTACTATTTATCTCAGGTGCCATTATGGTGCTTACACTCTGGTTTTCGAAGAAAGCAAAGACTGTAGCTGAAACTGAAATTGGACTTTCCAGACAGGGACATGGAACTGAAAAGTTCGATCCAAACATGCTTTCCCGTGCTCTTGTAACAGGAACAACCAAGCTTGCTGATACCTTTAGATTGATTATTCCTGGTGGAATGCGTAGAAAGATTGGTCGCAGTTTCAACAAACCCGATGATATACTTATAGGGGATAAAGCTGAAGAACAACCTGCTTTTGATATGATCCGTGCAGCGATTAACCTTACTGTAGCCGGTGTATTGATCTCTATCGCTACTTCTTATAAATTGCCCTTATCTACTACTTATGTAACTTTTATGGTTGCTATGGGAACTTCACTGGCAGATAAAGCCTGGGGTAGAGAAAGTGCTGTATATCGTGTTGCTGGAGTTTTAAAAGTAATTGGAGGTTGGTTCTTTACTGCATTTAGTGCCTTCTCGGCTGCAGGAATTTTAACCTATATTATTTTCCTCGGAAAAGGACCTGCAATTGCCATTCTTCTAATAGCAGCTATAGGATTACTTGCCAGAAACTATATCTCACACAAGAATAAGGAAACTGCCAAAGCCGATAAATCTGGCTTAAAGAAATCTGAAAGTAAAACTGTTCAGGGGATCATCCTTGAAAGTGCAGATAATATTTCTAATGTGGTAAGCAGATCCAATAAGATCTTCTCTGATACTTTTGCTGGCTTATCCAAACAGGATAAGAAGAAGTTGAAGAAGAGTAAGAAGGGTGTGGAAAAACTTGAATCTGAAATTGAAGATCTAAGAGACCAGATATTTTTCTTTATCAAAAGTCTTGATGAAACCAGTGTTCGTGGAAGTAGTTTTTATATCTCTATCCTTGGACACCTTACAGATATCGCTCAATCCCTGGAATATATTTCCAAGAAAAGTTACAAGCATGTGAATAATAATCACAAACCGCTACGATATAATCAGCTTTTAGATCTTAAAGAGATTGATGATATTTTAAGCGAGTTGTTAACAGAGATCGAAGTGATTTTTAATAACAGGGAGTTCCAGGATATAAGTGGAGTCGTTGCTAAAAAAGAAATAGTGCTGCAGAGGATTTCTGAAAAGATCGAAAAACAGGTATCAAGAACAAGGACTGAAGAATCCAGTCCTAAGAACACGACCTTGTACTTCAATTTATTATTGGAGACTAAAGATCTAATGAAAGCGATCATGAGTCTTATGGAAGAGTACAATTCCAGTTACAAAAAGGTATAA